The following are encoded together in the Panthera leo isolate Ple1 chromosome B4, P.leo_Ple1_pat1.1, whole genome shotgun sequence genome:
- the KRT80 gene encoding keratin, type II cytoskeletal 80 isoform X3, protein MSTVGQVFAPQSPACPACDQSQLPATPQRLTHTPVPSRVPGPGAAMACRSCVVGFSSLSSCEVTPAGGPRPGTSGWGSCGTPGPGFSSRSLTGCGPAGTIPKVTVNSNLLVPLDLKVDPAIQQQKNQEKEEMKVLNDKFASLIGKVQALERRNQLLETRWHFLQGQDSATFDLGHLYEEYQGRLQDEVRKVSQERAQLEANLLQVLEKVEEFRIRYEDEISKRTDMEFTFVQLKKDLDAECLRRTELETKLKGLQSFVELMRNIYEQELKDLTAQVKDVSVTVGMDSRCHIDLSGIVEEVKVQYDAIAARSLEEAEAYSRRQLEERAACSAEFGNSLQSSRGEIADLNVRIQKLRSQILSTKSHCLKLEENIKAAEEQGELAFQDAKAKLAELEAALHQAKKDMARQLREYQELMNTKLALDIEIATYRKLVEGEECRMDLPSTAMVSVVQSRSRTDCVP, encoded by the exons ATGAGCACTGTAGGACAGGTGTTTGCTCCTCAGTCCCCAGCCTGCCCTGCCTGCGACCAGAGCCAGCTGCCCGCCACCCCTCAAAGGCTCACTCACACCCCCGTGCCCTCCCGAGTCCCGGGCCCGGGGGCCGCGATGGCCTGCCGCTCCTGCGTCGTTGGCTTCAGCAGCCTTAGCAGCTGTGAGGTGACCCCTGCGGGCGGCCCCCGGCCTGGGACCTCGGGATGGGGCAGCTGTGGAACCCCCGGGCCAGGCTTCAGCTCCCGCAGCCTCACGGGCTGTGGGCCGGCCGGCACCATCCCCAAGGTAACCGTGAACTCCAACCTGCTGGTGCCCCTGGACCTCAAAGTGGACCCAGCCATCCAGCAGCAGAAGAaccaggagaaggaggagatgaAGGTCCTCAATGATAAATTTGCCTCCCTGATTGGCAAG GTGCAGGCCCTGGAGAGGCGCAACCAGCTGCTGGAGACCCGCTGGCACTTCCTGCAGGGCCAGGACTCCGCCACCTTCGACCTCGGGCACCTCTATGAGGAGTACCAGGGCCGGCTGCAAGACGAAGTGCGCAAAGTGAGCCAGGAGCGGGCCCAGCTGGAGGCCAACCTGCTGCAGGTGCTGGAGAAAGTCGAGGAGTTTCGAATCAG GTATGAGGACGAGATCTCCAAGCGCACAGACATGGAGTTCACCTTCGTCCAGCTGAAGAAG GACCTGGATGCGGAGTGTCTCCGGCGGACCGAACTGGAGACCAAATTAAAAGGCTTGCAGAGCTTCGTGGAGCTGATGAGAAACATCTACGAGCAG GAGCTGAAGGACCTGACAGCCCAAGTGAAGGACGTGTCGGTGACCGTGGGCATGGACAGCCGCTGCCACATTGACCTGAGCGGCATCGTGGAGGAGGTGAAGGTCCAGTATGATGCCATCGCGGCCCGCAGCCTGGAGGAAGCCGAGGCGTACTCCCGGAGACAG CTGGAGGAGCGAGCCGCCTGCTCAGCTGAGTTTGGGAACAGCCTCCAGAGCAGCCGCGGCGAGATCGCTGACCTCAACGTGCGCATCCAGAAGCTTCGATCCCAGATCCTCTCCACCAAGAGCCAT TGCCTGAAACTGGAGGAGAACATCAAGGCGGCCGAGGAGCAGGGGGAGCTGGCCTTCCAGGATGCCAAAGCCAAACTGGCCGAGCTGGAGGCCGCCCTGCACCAGGCCAAGAAGGACATGGCCCGGCAGCTGCGGGAGTACCAGGAGCTCATGAACACCAAGCTGGCCCTGGACATCGAGATCGCCACCTACCGCAAGCTGGTGGAGGGCGAAGAGTGCAG gatgGACTTGCCTTCTACCGCCATGGTCAGCGTTGTGCAGTCCAGATCCAGAACCG ACTGTGTGCCATAA
- the KRT80 gene encoding keratin, type II cytoskeletal 80 isoform X1: MSTVGQVFAPQSPACPACDQSQLPATPQRLTHTPVPSRVPGPGAAMACRSCVVGFSSLSSCEVTPAGGPRPGTSGWGSCGTPGPGFSSRSLTGCGPAGTIPKVTVNSNLLVPLDLKVDPAIQQQKNQEKEEMKVLNDKFASLIGKVQALERRNQLLETRWHFLQGQDSATFDLGHLYEEYQGRLQDEVRKVSQERAQLEANLLQVLEKVEEFRIRYEDEISKRTDMEFTFVQLKKDLDAECLRRTELETKLKGLQSFVELMRNIYEQELKDLTAQVKDVSVTVGMDSRCHIDLSGIVEEVKVQYDAIAARSLEEAEAYSRRQLEERAACSAEFGNSLQSSRGEIADLNVRIQKLRSQILSTKSHCLKLEENIKAAEEQGELAFQDAKAKLAELEAALHQAKKDMARQLREYQELMNTKLALDIEIATYRKLVEGEECRMDLPSTAMVSVVQSRSRTAASKSGLSRAPSRIKKNRKGPVIQITEMSEKFLSQESEASE, translated from the exons ATGAGCACTGTAGGACAGGTGTTTGCTCCTCAGTCCCCAGCCTGCCCTGCCTGCGACCAGAGCCAGCTGCCCGCCACCCCTCAAAGGCTCACTCACACCCCCGTGCCCTCCCGAGTCCCGGGCCCGGGGGCCGCGATGGCCTGCCGCTCCTGCGTCGTTGGCTTCAGCAGCCTTAGCAGCTGTGAGGTGACCCCTGCGGGCGGCCCCCGGCCTGGGACCTCGGGATGGGGCAGCTGTGGAACCCCCGGGCCAGGCTTCAGCTCCCGCAGCCTCACGGGCTGTGGGCCGGCCGGCACCATCCCCAAGGTAACCGTGAACTCCAACCTGCTGGTGCCCCTGGACCTCAAAGTGGACCCAGCCATCCAGCAGCAGAAGAaccaggagaaggaggagatgaAGGTCCTCAATGATAAATTTGCCTCCCTGATTGGCAAG GTGCAGGCCCTGGAGAGGCGCAACCAGCTGCTGGAGACCCGCTGGCACTTCCTGCAGGGCCAGGACTCCGCCACCTTCGACCTCGGGCACCTCTATGAGGAGTACCAGGGCCGGCTGCAAGACGAAGTGCGCAAAGTGAGCCAGGAGCGGGCCCAGCTGGAGGCCAACCTGCTGCAGGTGCTGGAGAAAGTCGAGGAGTTTCGAATCAG GTATGAGGACGAGATCTCCAAGCGCACAGACATGGAGTTCACCTTCGTCCAGCTGAAGAAG GACCTGGATGCGGAGTGTCTCCGGCGGACCGAACTGGAGACCAAATTAAAAGGCTTGCAGAGCTTCGTGGAGCTGATGAGAAACATCTACGAGCAG GAGCTGAAGGACCTGACAGCCCAAGTGAAGGACGTGTCGGTGACCGTGGGCATGGACAGCCGCTGCCACATTGACCTGAGCGGCATCGTGGAGGAGGTGAAGGTCCAGTATGATGCCATCGCGGCCCGCAGCCTGGAGGAAGCCGAGGCGTACTCCCGGAGACAG CTGGAGGAGCGAGCCGCCTGCTCAGCTGAGTTTGGGAACAGCCTCCAGAGCAGCCGCGGCGAGATCGCTGACCTCAACGTGCGCATCCAGAAGCTTCGATCCCAGATCCTCTCCACCAAGAGCCAT TGCCTGAAACTGGAGGAGAACATCAAGGCGGCCGAGGAGCAGGGGGAGCTGGCCTTCCAGGATGCCAAAGCCAAACTGGCCGAGCTGGAGGCCGCCCTGCACCAGGCCAAGAAGGACATGGCCCGGCAGCTGCGGGAGTACCAGGAGCTCATGAACACCAAGCTGGCCCTGGACATCGAGATCGCCACCTACCGCAAGCTGGTGGAGGGCGAAGAGTGCAG gatgGACTTGCCTTCTACCGCCATGGTCAGCGTTGTGCAGTCCAGATCCAGAACCG CTGCCTCCAAGTCTGGCCTTTCAAGAGCCCCTTCCCGGAtaaagaagaacagaaaaggcCCTGTGATCCAAATCACCGAAATGTCTGAGAAGTTCCTCTCGCAGGAGTCAGAGGCCTCAGAGTAA
- the KRT80 gene encoding keratin, type II cytoskeletal 80 isoform X2 translates to MSTVGQVFAPQSPACPACDQSQLPATPQRLTHTPVPSRVPGPGAAMACRSCVVGFSSLSSCEVTPAGGPRPGTSGWGSCGTPGPGFSSRSLTGCGPAGTIPKVTVNSNLLVPLDLKVDPAIQQQKNQEKEEMKVLNDKFASLIGKVQALERRNQLLETRWHFLQGQDSATFDLGHLYEEYQGRLQDEVRKVSQERAQLEANLLQVLEKVEEFRIRYEDEISKRTDMEFTFVQLKKDLDAECLRRTELETKLKGLQSFVELMRNIYEQELKDLTAQVKDVSVTVGMDSRCHIDLSGIVEEVKVQYDAIAARSLEEAEAYSRRQLEERAACSAEFGNSLQSSRGEIADLNVRIQKLRSQILSTKSHCLKLEENIKAAEEQGELAFQDAKAKLAELEAALHQAKKDMARQLREYQELMNTKLALDIEIATYRKLVEGEECRMDLPSTAMVSVVQSRSRTAPSLPHPLCSL, encoded by the exons ATGAGCACTGTAGGACAGGTGTTTGCTCCTCAGTCCCCAGCCTGCCCTGCCTGCGACCAGAGCCAGCTGCCCGCCACCCCTCAAAGGCTCACTCACACCCCCGTGCCCTCCCGAGTCCCGGGCCCGGGGGCCGCGATGGCCTGCCGCTCCTGCGTCGTTGGCTTCAGCAGCCTTAGCAGCTGTGAGGTGACCCCTGCGGGCGGCCCCCGGCCTGGGACCTCGGGATGGGGCAGCTGTGGAACCCCCGGGCCAGGCTTCAGCTCCCGCAGCCTCACGGGCTGTGGGCCGGCCGGCACCATCCCCAAGGTAACCGTGAACTCCAACCTGCTGGTGCCCCTGGACCTCAAAGTGGACCCAGCCATCCAGCAGCAGAAGAaccaggagaaggaggagatgaAGGTCCTCAATGATAAATTTGCCTCCCTGATTGGCAAG GTGCAGGCCCTGGAGAGGCGCAACCAGCTGCTGGAGACCCGCTGGCACTTCCTGCAGGGCCAGGACTCCGCCACCTTCGACCTCGGGCACCTCTATGAGGAGTACCAGGGCCGGCTGCAAGACGAAGTGCGCAAAGTGAGCCAGGAGCGGGCCCAGCTGGAGGCCAACCTGCTGCAGGTGCTGGAGAAAGTCGAGGAGTTTCGAATCAG GTATGAGGACGAGATCTCCAAGCGCACAGACATGGAGTTCACCTTCGTCCAGCTGAAGAAG GACCTGGATGCGGAGTGTCTCCGGCGGACCGAACTGGAGACCAAATTAAAAGGCTTGCAGAGCTTCGTGGAGCTGATGAGAAACATCTACGAGCAG GAGCTGAAGGACCTGACAGCCCAAGTGAAGGACGTGTCGGTGACCGTGGGCATGGACAGCCGCTGCCACATTGACCTGAGCGGCATCGTGGAGGAGGTGAAGGTCCAGTATGATGCCATCGCGGCCCGCAGCCTGGAGGAAGCCGAGGCGTACTCCCGGAGACAG CTGGAGGAGCGAGCCGCCTGCTCAGCTGAGTTTGGGAACAGCCTCCAGAGCAGCCGCGGCGAGATCGCTGACCTCAACGTGCGCATCCAGAAGCTTCGATCCCAGATCCTCTCCACCAAGAGCCAT TGCCTGAAACTGGAGGAGAACATCAAGGCGGCCGAGGAGCAGGGGGAGCTGGCCTTCCAGGATGCCAAAGCCAAACTGGCCGAGCTGGAGGCCGCCCTGCACCAGGCCAAGAAGGACATGGCCCGGCAGCTGCGGGAGTACCAGGAGCTCATGAACACCAAGCTGGCCCTGGACATCGAGATCGCCACCTACCGCAAGCTGGTGGAGGGCGAAGAGTGCAG gatgGACTTGCCTTCTACCGCCATGGTCAGCGTTGTGCAGTCCAGATCCAGAACCG ccccttccctgccccaccccttaTGTTCCCTGTAG